Proteins from a genomic interval of Rhodococcoides fascians A25f:
- a CDS encoding DUF3892 domain-containing protein has translation MSPGGTRNEHITDVYWRGDTGEGEGSATKAQMVDYINNRNFTAYVRGPQSKVEVGTVHEAGVTPYLRTHANGYYNDNLLSLPTFWRARERPCTHGWVQGRSV, from the coding sequence ATGTCTCCCGGTGGGACGCGCAACGAGCACATCACAGACGTCTATTGGCGAGGTGATACTGGTGAGGGGGAGGGATCGGCTACTAAGGCTCAGATGGTCGACTACATCAACAATCGGAACTTCACGGCATACGTACGGGGTCCACAGTCGAAAGTTGAGGTAGGTACGGTGCACGAGGCCGGTGTGACGCCCTACCTTCGCACCCACGCGAACGGCTACTACAACGACAACCTGCTGTCACTGCCAACCTTTTGGCGCGCACGCGAGCGACCCTGCACCCACGGATGGGTGCAGGGTCGCTCGGTTTGA
- a CDS encoding helix-turn-helix domain-containing protein has translation MEKSIYSAEYQQLCALLRQLRLDAGLTQVEVARRVGEPQSFVSKYESGERRLDIIELMYVAEAIGSELRVITEFVDKRRGSAN, from the coding sequence GTGGAAAAGTCGATCTACTCGGCCGAGTACCAGCAGCTCTGCGCATTACTTCGCCAGCTGCGGTTGGATGCTGGGCTGACACAGGTCGAGGTTGCCCGCCGCGTCGGGGAGCCACAGTCGTTCGTCAGCAAGTACGAGTCGGGGGAGCGGCGGCTCGACATCATCGAGCTGATGTACGTAGCTGAGGCCATTGGTTCGGAACTTCGGGTGATCACTGAGTTCGTTGATAAGCGTCGCGGGTCTGCGAACTAG
- a CDS encoding deoxyguanosinetriphosphate triphosphohydrolase family protein — MRTPTERDRGRVIYSSYLPRLAGVTQVVSPTLRHGSMHSRLTHSHKVATLSREIANDVVRIARANGGADRTSQPSDIIENITELDIQLAGGLDIAACELAGLAHDIGHAPFGHAAEKFLDKWLLELDENGDGFEGNAQTTRVLSKLDPHIILGKYGLNLTAVSMAAVQKYPWSRDHSQALRSNKFSVYADDITNLKFARSAVGQTVPDSAPSLEASIMDIADDITYAIHDLQDFYQAGLINIEQICDDLKRDSSELNINDDTQSYSGIFTSSAEDLARKYTNRFDQHTYAKALMRVRVWLKHSFSGPYDGSVLMNATVRQVFSEKIKDLLKGLRFSRDLNSNPFIHFGDDDWHEVQVLKQIAQGRVVSAPSVALHERSQLAALNVVLHSLEEWCSEGRAASLPQPLAAYVLDLDAPEKRTVPLRRVIVDFVCSLTDEGCAQLARNLGGVDVAWQNTGRQQ, encoded by the coding sequence ATGCGAACACCCACAGAGCGCGATCGTGGAAGGGTTATATATAGCTCCTATCTCCCTCGACTTGCGGGAGTGACCCAAGTAGTCAGTCCGACTCTAAGGCACGGTTCGATGCATAGCCGCCTAACGCACTCTCATAAGGTGGCGACGCTGTCTCGCGAAATTGCAAACGATGTTGTGCGCATCGCACGCGCCAACGGTGGTGCCGATCGGACAAGTCAGCCTTCGGACATTATCGAAAACATTACAGAACTCGATATTCAATTGGCCGGGGGTTTGGATATTGCAGCCTGTGAACTAGCTGGACTAGCCCACGATATTGGACACGCTCCTTTCGGGCATGCCGCTGAGAAGTTTCTTGATAAATGGCTCCTTGAACTGGACGAAAATGGTGACGGGTTTGAAGGTAATGCGCAAACAACACGCGTGTTGAGCAAGCTTGACCCTCACATCATTTTGGGTAAATATGGTCTCAATCTCACGGCCGTGTCCATGGCGGCCGTACAAAAGTATCCATGGTCGCGGGATCATTCGCAGGCGTTGCGTTCTAATAAATTCAGCGTATACGCTGATGACATAACCAATCTGAAATTTGCTAGGTCGGCGGTCGGCCAAACTGTGCCTGACTCCGCCCCGTCACTAGAAGCCTCGATTATGGATATTGCTGATGACATCACGTACGCTATCCACGATCTTCAGGATTTCTATCAGGCTGGCCTGATAAATATAGAGCAAATCTGCGATGATCTGAAACGAGACTCTTCGGAATTAAATATAAACGATGATACACAATCATATTCCGGTATCTTTACGTCTTCGGCCGAAGACCTCGCACGTAAATACACCAACAGATTCGATCAACACACGTACGCTAAGGCACTGATGCGTGTGCGAGTGTGGCTTAAGCATAGCTTTTCTGGACCCTATGATGGCAGCGTTCTCATGAACGCAACCGTCAGACAAGTTTTTTCGGAGAAAATCAAGGATCTACTGAAGGGATTACGGTTCTCGCGCGACCTTAACTCAAACCCGTTCATTCATTTTGGGGACGATGACTGGCACGAAGTTCAAGTACTTAAGCAGATCGCTCAGGGACGTGTGGTCTCGGCACCATCGGTCGCTCTGCACGAGCGGTCGCAACTCGCAGCGCTCAATGTTGTGCTGCATTCGTTAGAGGAGTGGTGCTCGGAAGGTAGGGCCGCATCGCTACCCCAACCGTTGGCGGCATACGTCCTCGATCTAGACGCCCCAGAGAAGCGAACAGTTCCGCTGAGAAGGGTAATCGTCGATTTCGTCTGTTCCCTCACAGATGAAGGATGCGCGCAACTCGCCAGGAACCTCGGCGGTGTTGACGTGGCCTGGCAAAACACAGGCCGCCAGCAATAG
- a CDS encoding GTP pyrophosphokinase, whose protein sequence is MSSGDLPTAYANYVSTQIRPLQDRLKKVFKAWEREEFWAEERQGSQITIPSPIQRTYSRVKRLESVEDKAKKNDLDLQNHPVVVMNAMSDMLGARVVTYVTNNIPLIDRAIARTPELELSKHTKPKFYLPKDTMDRLALDSERFDISEVKDTGYSSVHYVLQYVGDASREYPEFELQVRTMLIEAWGEIEHKFAYKPSSSPEIGVRRQLRIVADHLRAIDSHFDLIHDRLQYLRGISNPGDRDLVDEVNITRIFAEVQIPLREKDVVPLLSILYDNDLTDIGSLRARLKPEIILELKKQLALLEPPQELTGFHLISTVVNLNANSSAAEAKAELLRRLESVEASRIRFD, encoded by the coding sequence GTGAGTTCTGGAGACCTGCCGACTGCTTACGCGAATTATGTATCTACCCAGATACGTCCGTTGCAGGATCGTCTCAAAAAGGTTTTCAAGGCATGGGAGCGCGAGGAGTTTTGGGCGGAGGAGCGACAGGGATCGCAGATCACCATCCCGAGTCCAATCCAACGGACCTACAGCCGAGTCAAGCGGTTGGAGAGTGTCGAGGACAAGGCAAAGAAAAATGATCTGGATTTGCAGAATCACCCGGTTGTCGTAATGAATGCTATGTCCGACATGCTCGGAGCGCGCGTCGTAACCTATGTTACGAACAACATCCCATTGATCGACCGTGCGATCGCTCGCACCCCTGAATTGGAACTGTCGAAGCATACGAAGCCGAAGTTCTACTTGCCGAAAGATACGATGGATCGCCTAGCGTTAGATTCCGAACGCTTTGACATTTCGGAGGTGAAAGACACCGGGTACTCCTCAGTCCACTACGTTTTGCAGTATGTCGGAGATGCGAGCCGTGAGTACCCAGAGTTTGAGCTACAGGTCCGCACGATGCTCATCGAGGCATGGGGAGAGATCGAGCACAAGTTTGCTTACAAGCCCAGTTCGTCGCCCGAAATTGGAGTCCGGAGGCAACTGCGTATAGTAGCCGATCATCTCCGAGCGATAGACAGTCATTTCGATCTGATTCATGATCGATTGCAGTATCTTCGAGGCATTAGCAACCCGGGTGATCGTGATCTCGTTGACGAGGTGAATATCACTCGAATATTCGCCGAAGTGCAAATTCCGCTTCGCGAAAAGGATGTGGTTCCTCTTTTGTCGATTCTCTACGATAATGATTTAACGGATATCGGCAGTCTGCGAGCTAGGCTAAAGCCCGAGATAATTTTGGAACTAAAGAAGCAGCTTGCGCTTCTGGAACCGCCACAGGAGTTGACCGGATTTCATCTGATCTCGACAGTCGTAAACCTAAATGCAAATTCCAGCGCTGCTGAAGCTAAAGCCGAGCTACTCCGTAGGTTGGAAAGTGTAGAAGCGAGCAGAATTAGGTTCGACTAA
- a CDS encoding ImmA/IrrE family metallo-endopeptidase produces MNRLKAFREIERITQSEMSERLGLSTAMISAIESGRRTFAGSLDTIGYGDDRLVLPDMSEPLHRTRAATSVASKKRAKELIRLAGEVFRELQAATPQAPASNLQRLAAPTSVDTVEDLAAEVRSLLDREESGPIQNLTDAAERAGICLIPIFGLDGVDGLSSWVEGVPVIGLNPAVPGDRIRFSLAHEIGHLAMHTSRHDHVESEANRFAGAMLFPRADFDAAMVDKPNMRHFVSLKASWGVSVAALIYRAHELDYIDDSRYRSLQIQMSKWRRNEPGGFRAMHGTLLSWLVRSNGGTTEVAKNFGFNRNHVAELQDWRHLRAA; encoded by the coding sequence ATGAACCGTCTGAAGGCGTTCCGGGAAATCGAGAGAATCACGCAGTCTGAGATGTCTGAACGCCTGGGACTATCGACAGCCATGATCTCTGCAATCGAGAGCGGCCGCCGCACGTTCGCTGGCAGCCTGGACACTATTGGCTACGGGGATGATCGATTGGTCTTACCCGATATGTCAGAGCCGCTTCATCGCACAAGGGCAGCAACGTCCGTAGCTTCGAAAAAGCGGGCGAAAGAACTGATTCGGCTGGCGGGAGAGGTTTTCCGCGAGCTGCAGGCGGCTACCCCGCAGGCACCCGCGAGCAACCTCCAGAGGCTCGCTGCTCCGACCAGCGTTGACACTGTAGAAGATCTCGCGGCGGAGGTTAGGTCACTGCTCGACAGGGAGGAGTCCGGGCCGATACAGAACTTGACCGACGCGGCGGAGAGGGCAGGGATCTGTCTCATTCCGATCTTTGGCCTCGACGGCGTGGACGGCCTGTCGTCTTGGGTCGAAGGCGTTCCCGTGATCGGCCTCAATCCCGCTGTCCCAGGTGACCGAATTCGGTTCAGCTTGGCGCACGAGATCGGACACCTTGCGATGCACACAAGTCGTCACGATCACGTGGAATCAGAGGCCAATCGATTTGCTGGCGCAATGCTGTTCCCACGAGCAGACTTCGACGCGGCGATGGTCGATAAGCCCAATATGCGGCATTTCGTATCACTGAAAGCCTCATGGGGAGTATCCGTCGCGGCTCTCATCTATCGCGCGCACGAACTCGACTACATCGATGACTCCCGATATCGATCACTTCAGATCCAGATGTCGAAGTGGCGCAGAAATGAGCCCGGAGGTTTTCGTGCGATGCACGGCACCCTGCTCAGTTGGCTGGTGAGAAGCAACGGCGGCACCACAGAAGTCGCTAAGAATTTTGGCTTCAATAGGAATCACGTTGCCGAGCTCCAAGACTGGCGTCATCTCAGAGCTGCCTAA
- a CDS encoding UvrD-helicase domain-containing protein, which produces MSKKERKMQLSEGQEQVLNAETKVVSACPGAGKTRAILARFDQQVHASTRGVALVSFTNTAVAEILSRTRKQRDLAKPPHFIGTFDRFIHQFIVTPHVTRITGRRPQYVDSWDDLKADWTELRELSVTGKGIELSQFTPNSSGKVALTETPSVDTQQYLRALSTAGIGIDGIQDRAQKLAESLTAKHVYDCDHARTFALKLLKGSIPDPVTDRLRRRFSEIIIDEFQDCSQIEYDIRSELERLNINVVVVADPDQGIYEFRNAKPQLFSDLVASTAPSSVVRLNDCYRSSDAICAITTSLRAGRDKIISAVTERPEGIPEHIFILTGTDSARLEKFRRLMADFYIAESKGILLAPTRKQCAKMSGDTTVNIEDGYHNTGKLLSILMRLNSSRDPEVRRKSLPSYLALIFKCFDLATLAPEARTSEAKLDYLKLDINTVQLSLAQLLVASNQWTTKVHVKEAITAAIFNVTKDIKAPRLANLGRKFMVPRDDVWNMWLSRKRNSEYNVIRHAHIHGVKGLEFPAVMLHIPHAIQRGIQPGLNDWNNGISSEARRVLYVGASRAQYLLALSVAPSRQSDLTEILDRDNIPYKIL; this is translated from the coding sequence ATGAGCAAAAAGGAACGCAAGATGCAACTAAGTGAGGGCCAGGAACAAGTTCTGAATGCTGAAACCAAAGTGGTATCCGCATGCCCCGGTGCAGGAAAGACCAGGGCAATCCTGGCTCGCTTTGATCAACAAGTACACGCATCTACGCGAGGCGTCGCACTCGTATCTTTTACTAATACTGCCGTAGCGGAGATCCTTTCAAGGACGCGCAAACAAAGAGATTTGGCCAAGCCGCCGCATTTCATCGGCACATTCGACCGGTTTATTCACCAGTTCATTGTTACACCGCATGTCACTAGAATAACAGGACGACGCCCGCAATACGTGGACAGTTGGGATGATCTCAAAGCTGACTGGACAGAACTTCGGGAATTATCTGTGACTGGCAAGGGAATCGAATTGTCACAGTTCACACCAAACTCCAGCGGAAAAGTAGCACTAACCGAAACACCCAGCGTCGACACGCAACAGTACCTCAGGGCATTGTCCACCGCTGGAATTGGCATCGATGGTATCCAAGATCGTGCACAGAAACTTGCCGAAAGCCTCACAGCAAAGCACGTCTATGATTGCGATCATGCACGCACATTTGCTTTGAAACTCTTAAAAGGATCCATACCGGATCCAGTCACGGATCGATTACGAAGGCGTTTTTCCGAAATAATTATAGATGAATTTCAAGACTGCTCGCAGATCGAGTACGATATTCGCTCTGAACTCGAAAGACTCAACATCAACGTAGTAGTTGTCGCAGACCCAGATCAAGGCATCTACGAGTTTCGGAACGCCAAGCCGCAACTATTTTCCGATCTCGTTGCATCCACAGCACCGTCCAGTGTAGTCAGACTCAATGACTGTTATCGGTCATCAGACGCGATCTGTGCTATCACGACGAGCCTTAGGGCTGGCCGCGATAAGATCATCTCTGCCGTCACAGAACGCCCGGAGGGTATCCCAGAACACATTTTTATACTGACTGGGACTGACTCCGCAAGACTAGAGAAGTTCCGTAGGCTGATGGCGGATTTTTATATCGCTGAAAGCAAAGGAATCTTGCTTGCGCCCACGCGGAAGCAGTGCGCGAAGATGTCCGGTGACACGACCGTCAACATTGAGGACGGTTATCACAATACAGGAAAATTACTTAGCATATTAATGCGCCTAAACTCTAGCCGCGATCCGGAGGTTCGCCGAAAGTCTTTACCGTCTTATCTCGCGTTAATATTCAAGTGTTTCGACCTGGCCACGCTGGCACCGGAAGCCCGGACCAGTGAGGCAAAGCTTGATTATCTCAAGCTAGATATAAATACAGTTCAACTGTCGTTAGCCCAACTCCTTGTTGCTTCGAATCAGTGGACTACCAAGGTGCACGTTAAGGAAGCGATCACTGCTGCAATTTTTAACGTAACGAAAGACATTAAAGCGCCCAGATTGGCAAACCTTGGGCGCAAATTTATGGTTCCGCGCGACGATGTATGGAACATGTGGCTTTCACGAAAACGAAATTCAGAATATAATGTGATCCGACATGCGCACATTCACGGCGTGAAAGGTTTAGAGTTTCCGGCAGTCATGCTTCATATCCCACATGCAATTCAGAGAGGCATACAGCCAGGTTTGAATGATTGGAACAATGGCATAAGTTCAGAAGCACGAAGAGTCCTCTACGTAGGTGCAAGCCGTGCCCAGTACCTTCTTGCTCTTTCTGTCGCGCCTTCACGTCAATCTGACCTCACTGAAATATTGGATCGAGATAATATTCCGTATAAAATCCTTTGA
- a CDS encoding AAA family ATPase has product MWLKELYLKNFRSCEDTKVELSREITVLIGENASGKSAVVDGIRAVTTSAIERGGLTYSVESDVSRNSDPQSPVEIMARYTDLSDAQKAVFMTELVDDHDDLIYRNTFSRNPDDPYWKASHFTVGDVNADDPEPINRRRIAHVYLPPLRDAVRELDSGGGERLSEVLRVLTSKDETARKDFIADANDKLTAISGLDLPVKAQEQIQTHLTGMTPPSRQHNLRLGGREQELRRLAGLMRMQLADSKIDPMRLASSGLGYASLLYIATIVVQLVNAKDYDLTILLVEEPEAHLHPQLQSVLLDYLRQQASKSQTEVETDGSLAPAGQIQIVVTTHSPNLASSVSIDEVVLIARTATIGNKEELAPEEVSVDGDDQMEVAEDEQVEGWETKATALKSLKLPDAERRKIDRYLSVTRSSLLFARHIVLVEGVAESVLIPAFAKQKLYKEDKLANRHLAGCTFVAIDGVDFEPYLKLLLLGDHPRVEKIVVITDRDIDKNGKAAGTIRKTTYEKGFAEAVADGRLSVHVGLRTLEADLFSEGSNEPLLREAYIKLHPQSGDKWNAFFKGMEKATPEDRAKAFSDAIKADKGNLDLGKGDFAQLIAEALENDEVDTDDFAVPPYIKSAIEAICTGFTSVKDEQKGTQDATK; this is encoded by the coding sequence ATGTGGCTCAAGGAACTGTATCTAAAAAATTTCAGGTCATGCGAGGATACAAAGGTCGAACTTTCTAGGGAGATTACGGTACTTATTGGCGAGAACGCGTCCGGCAAGAGCGCCGTCGTCGACGGAATCCGAGCGGTCACAACATCTGCTATCGAAAGGGGTGGGCTTACCTACTCAGTCGAATCTGATGTATCGAGAAACTCCGATCCGCAGAGTCCTGTCGAGATTATGGCTCGATACACAGATCTATCAGATGCACAGAAGGCTGTGTTCATGACAGAGCTAGTGGACGACCACGACGATCTTATTTACAGAAACACATTCAGTCGAAATCCAGACGACCCGTACTGGAAAGCGAGCCACTTTACGGTGGGTGACGTAAACGCAGACGATCCAGAACCTATCAACCGTCGTCGTATAGCTCACGTCTACCTTCCACCACTGCGCGACGCCGTTCGAGAGCTTGACTCAGGGGGCGGTGAGCGGCTTTCAGAGGTACTACGAGTACTTACCTCGAAGGACGAAACTGCGCGAAAAGATTTTATTGCAGATGCAAACGATAAATTGACAGCCATATCAGGGCTCGATCTTCCGGTTAAAGCACAAGAGCAGATACAGACGCACCTTACAGGTATGACCCCGCCGTCTAGGCAACACAACCTCCGTCTCGGAGGCCGGGAACAAGAGCTTCGCCGACTCGCCGGTCTGATGCGAATGCAACTAGCAGATTCTAAGATTGATCCAATGCGACTAGCTTCGTCCGGGCTAGGCTACGCAAGCTTGCTATACATAGCTACGATAGTCGTACAGCTCGTCAACGCTAAGGATTATGATCTCACGATCCTTCTCGTTGAGGAACCTGAAGCACATCTACACCCTCAACTACAGTCAGTACTACTGGACTACCTACGCCAACAAGCTTCAAAGAGCCAAACCGAGGTCGAGACTGATGGATCGCTTGCTCCCGCTGGTCAAATACAAATTGTTGTAACAACCCATTCACCGAACCTAGCCAGTTCCGTGTCCATCGACGAGGTAGTGCTAATAGCACGAACGGCGACGATCGGAAACAAAGAGGAGCTTGCTCCAGAAGAGGTGTCAGTTGACGGCGACGACCAGATGGAAGTCGCTGAAGACGAACAAGTTGAAGGTTGGGAGACTAAGGCAACCGCATTAAAATCCCTCAAGTTGCCCGATGCTGAGCGACGTAAGATCGACAGATATCTCTCGGTCACGAGATCATCGCTTTTATTTGCTCGACACATCGTCTTGGTCGAAGGTGTAGCAGAATCAGTCCTGATCCCCGCGTTTGCCAAGCAGAAGTTGTACAAAGAAGACAAACTCGCCAATAGACACCTAGCCGGCTGTACTTTCGTGGCCATTGACGGCGTTGATTTCGAACCATACTTAAAGCTGTTGCTTTTAGGTGATCACCCGCGTGTCGAAAAGATTGTAGTAATTACCGATCGAGACATCGACAAGAACGGCAAAGCAGCAGGAACAATCCGTAAGACAACATACGAAAAAGGCTTCGCCGAAGCGGTAGCCGACGGTAGATTGTCAGTACACGTGGGTCTACGTACATTGGAGGCAGATCTGTTCTCAGAGGGCTCGAACGAACCCCTGCTTCGCGAGGCGTACATTAAGCTACACCCTCAGTCCGGTGACAAGTGGAATGCCTTCTTCAAAGGGATGGAGAAGGCGACGCCTGAAGACCGCGCAAAAGCATTTAGTGACGCGATCAAAGCTGACAAAGGGAACCTCGACTTAGGAAAAGGCGACTTCGCCCAGCTCATCGCTGAGGCTCTCGAAAATGATGAAGTTGACACAGACGACTTCGCAGTACCTCCGTACATCAAATCGGCAATCGAGGCAATCTGTACTGGATTCACATCTGTAAAAGATGAGCAAAAAGGAACGCAAGATGCAACTAAGTGA
- a CDS encoding formate/nitrite transporter family protein gives MSEEARRSDGDNEGPLEEELEESFDAVVSEGAERLHRTVRTVLITGFFGGLEVALGVMAYLAVLDETDSHLLAGLAFGIGLVAIYLAHGELFTEDFLMPIAAVVARNGTPLQLARLWVGTLLANLLGGWFVMWLIAHAFPQWLEVLSESAHHFVDAPLNLQSICLAVLGGSTMTLLTRMQQGTTSDVARIIAAMAAGFLLAGLQLFHSILDSLLIFGAIHAGADVSYVAWIEWFGYTVLFNIIGGVVLVTALRLVRTKELVKSERDRHSE, from the coding sequence ATGAGCGAAGAAGCGCGGCGCAGCGACGGCGACAACGAGGGACCTCTGGAAGAGGAACTCGAGGAAAGTTTCGACGCTGTCGTCTCCGAAGGTGCCGAGCGCTTGCACCGCACCGTGCGCACAGTCCTGATCACCGGATTCTTCGGCGGGCTCGAAGTTGCTCTGGGTGTGATGGCGTATCTCGCGGTGCTGGACGAGACCGACAGTCATCTACTGGCGGGCCTGGCGTTCGGCATCGGCCTGGTGGCTATCTATCTCGCACATGGTGAGCTGTTCACCGAGGACTTCCTGATGCCGATCGCAGCGGTGGTGGCCCGCAACGGAACACCGTTGCAGCTGGCGAGGCTGTGGGTCGGGACGTTACTGGCCAATCTGTTGGGCGGTTGGTTCGTGATGTGGTTGATCGCGCACGCGTTTCCGCAGTGGCTCGAGGTGTTGTCCGAGTCGGCGCATCATTTCGTCGACGCACCCCTGAATCTTCAGTCGATCTGCCTGGCTGTTCTCGGTGGCAGCACGATGACCCTGCTGACCCGCATGCAGCAGGGAACAACATCCGACGTCGCGCGGATCATCGCCGCAATGGCGGCTGGTTTCCTTCTGGCCGGACTGCAGTTGTTCCACTCGATTCTCGATTCCCTGCTGATCTTCGGGGCCATCCACGCGGGTGCCGACGTGAGCTATGTCGCCTGGATCGAATGGTTCGGATACACAGTGCTGTTCAACATCATCGGGGGCGTCGTGTTGGTCACCGCGCTGCGCTTGGTGCGCACGAAGGAGCTGGTGAAGTCCGAACGTGACCGACATTCTGAGTAG
- a CDS encoding DUF4288 domain-containing protein encodes MIEPAATFVGMNAAKQAYVGIVVFELGKVAGDGEYYREDFYLVHAVDDAAARRAVETLAREHEYAVGPGEDRSYIRLAHVVDVARALQNPTEDAVDLYSRHFASLETYSEFEMMLGGRDPLAT; translated from the coding sequence GTGATCGAACCCGCTGCTACCTTCGTCGGTATGAACGCTGCCAAGCAGGCTTATGTCGGAATCGTGGTATTCGAGCTCGGTAAGGTCGCCGGCGACGGGGAATACTATCGCGAGGACTTCTATTTGGTCCACGCGGTGGACGATGCTGCTGCACGGCGAGCTGTCGAAACCCTTGCGCGCGAGCATGAGTATGCGGTTGGCCCCGGCGAGGACCGGTCGTACATCCGGCTGGCGCATGTGGTCGATGTGGCCCGGGCGCTACAGAATCCAACCGAAGACGCCGTGGATCTCTATTCGCGCCACTTCGCTTCCCTGGAAACCTATTCCGAGTTCGAGATGATGCTCGGGGGACGTGATCCGTTGGCGACGTGA
- a CDS encoding pseudouridine synthase, whose amino-acid sequence MRRRQQPPLAKRHGLDPARIRMPEDGTWRTVREFLTATELRIPAHRIDAMFDAGEIVDMAGPISSDAPYVAGEAVWFHRDLPTETVVPFDISIVHRDDALLVIDKPHFLPTIPRGGHILQTALVRLRLELDLPQLVPAHRLDRVTAGLVLFVVDPKLRGAYQTLFQDRKVHKEYEAIASYDPTRTLPTIVRSRIVSERGQFTAHEVSGEPNAHTTVELLDHRAGLGRYRLTPLTGRTHQLRLHMNSLGVPILGDDLYPTATNRAVDDFTDPLQLLASAIEFIDPISKSVRRFETGSSLERWESDEG is encoded by the coding sequence GTGAGACGACGCCAGCAACCTCCCCTGGCGAAGCGACACGGACTGGACCCCGCGCGCATCCGAATGCCCGAGGACGGCACATGGCGCACCGTCCGTGAGTTCCTGACGGCGACCGAGTTACGAATCCCTGCACACCGGATCGACGCCATGTTCGACGCCGGCGAGATCGTCGACATGGCCGGCCCCATCTCCTCCGACGCGCCGTACGTGGCCGGCGAGGCCGTCTGGTTCCACCGCGACCTTCCGACGGAAACCGTTGTGCCGTTCGATATTTCGATCGTGCACCGCGACGATGCGCTACTGGTGATCGACAAGCCGCACTTTCTACCGACCATCCCCCGCGGCGGACATATCCTGCAGACCGCGCTGGTGCGACTGCGCCTGGAACTCGATCTACCGCAACTGGTGCCCGCGCACCGACTCGACCGCGTCACCGCGGGTCTGGTCTTGTTCGTCGTCGACCCGAAACTTCGTGGCGCGTATCAGACGTTGTTCCAGGATCGAAAGGTTCACAAGGAGTACGAGGCAATCGCTTCGTACGACCCCACACGGACCCTGCCCACCATCGTTCGCAGTCGAATCGTCTCGGAGAGAGGACAATTCACGGCCCACGAGGTCTCCGGAGAACCCAACGCGCACACCACCGTCGAACTCCTGGACCATCGGGCCGGACTCGGCCGCTATCGACTGACACCGTTGACCGGCCGCACCCATCAACTGCGACTGCACATGAATTCGCTCGGGGTGCCGATCCTCGGTGACGACCTCTACCCGACGGCCACCAACCGGGCCGTCGACGATTTCACCGATCCACTCCAATTACTCGCCAGTGCAATCGAATTCATCGACCCGATCTCCAAATCTGTGCGACGCTTCGAGACCGGATCGAGCCTGGAGCGTTGGGAGTCGGACGAAGGTTGA
- a CDS encoding excalibur calcium-binding domain-containing protein: protein MKTKNLLVKIGISSVIAAAAVVASPAVASADPITDFLCGAGSAQFCILPPPPAFAPPPAPQGAPAPAPQPSGFQYKNCDAARDAGAAPVYRDEYGYGPHLDRDNDGIGCE, encoded by the coding sequence ATGAAGACGAAAAACCTGCTGGTCAAGATCGGCATCTCCAGCGTGATTGCGGCGGCAGCCGTGGTCGCCTCCCCTGCCGTCGCCTCCGCCGACCCGATCACCGATTTCCTGTGCGGAGCCGGCTCGGCCCAGTTCTGCATCCTGCCTCCGCCGCCCGCCTTCGCACCCCCGCCGGCGCCGCAGGGCGCACCCGCGCCCGCACCTCAGCCCAGCGGATTCCAGTACAAGAACTGTGACGCCGCGCGTGACGCCGGTGCCGCTCCCGTCTACCGCGACGAGTACGGCTACGGCCCCCACCTCGACCGCGACAACGACGGCATCGGCTGCGAGTAG
- a CDS encoding DUF3072 domain-containing protein: MSENEQVNQNPEKDPDDWVTGDEPMTGPQKSYLSTLAQEAGQEVPDDLNKAQASEMIDKLQGETGRG, from the coding sequence ATGAGCGAAAACGAGCAGGTCAACCAGAACCCCGAGAAGGATCCCGACGATTGGGTCACCGGCGACGAGCCGATGACCGGGCCGCAGAAGAGCTACTTGAGCACCCTCGCTCAAGAAGCCGGGCAGGAAGTCCCCGACGATCTGAACAAGGCTCAGGCGTCGGAAATGATCGACAAATTGCAGGGCGAGACCGGCCGCGGCTGA